DNA from Massilia antarctica:
ACCGTTTCAAGGGCTACAACGACACGCACGGCCATCCGCAGGGCGACGTGGTGCTGGCCGCCGTGGCGCAGGCGATCCGGCATACCCTGAACCGGCCGGGCGACCTGGCTTTCCGCCTCGGCGGCGACGAATTCGCCTGCCTGTTTACCGCCAATAGCGAAGAAGAAAGCGTGGAGCTGGGCGAGCGCATCCGCGCGGCGCTGGCGGCCGAGGCCATCCCCCACCTGGCCAACGACCCGTATGGCACGGTGACCTTGTCGATCGGGCTGGCCTTCCTGTATCCGCACGATACCGACGATGCGCTGGCGCAAGGTGCGGCCTACGAACGGGGCGACCAGGCGCTGTACCGGGCCAAGCACAAGGGCCGCAATACCGTGTCGCGCTGATGATGCTATGCTGCGCCTTATGACTACCGATACCGACATCCAGCTGAGCGGCCCGTTCAAGGCCAGCGACAGCAGCAGCCGTTCCCACGACGTCAAGGCGATCCGCATTTTCGACGAGGGTTACGGGATTATTGACGTGTACGTGGACTTCGCCGCGCCGATCGAAGGTGGACTGTACAAGGACAAGGTCCTCGTCGGCAACATCATCGACCGCCTGCGCGCGCTGGGCTACGTGGGGCCGAATTTTTCGCACAGCGATCCGGGCTTGCAGGACCGTAAGCTGATCGTGCTGGAAGCACCCGAAGAATTCAGCGCCTTCGCCAAGCTCAAGGGCTGGAAGAACCTGGCCGAAGAATTCGACGACGAATAAGGCGCGCCGCCCCCTCCGCAAACCTTGCCGCGCCGTTTGAACAACGGCGGGGCAAAAGGAGTGCAAAGGGAGCACAAAGAGGCCGCAAAGAGGCCGCACGCAATCGCGCGGCCCCGGATTGCCCGCTCAGCCGGGAACGGTCCCTACCTCCGCTTCACCCGCCCACATAGCGTGCGCTCCACGCCGCAATCATCCCCGCCACCCACACCGCATCGTCCCTGCGCGTGAGCAAATGATCGGCATCGTCGAGCGACACAAAACTCTTGGGATGCTTGGCCGCCTGGAAAATCTGCAAGGCATTATCAATCCCGACCGTGCCGTCTTGCGGCGAATGCATGACCATCAGGGGGCGCCTGAGCTGGCTCGTACTGGCACTCAGATTCTGCTCGGCGGCATCGCGCAAGAACTGGCGCTTGATGGTAAACGGCCGCCCGGCCAGTTGCACCTGGGCTTCGCCCGCGGCTTCGATCTCTCCGAGCTGTTCCCCGAACAGACCGCTGACATGCGAAGGATCGCTGGGCGCGCCCACGGTCACGACGGCGCGCACCTCGTCGATGCTGGCGGCGGCCGCCAGCACGGCAGCGCCACCCAAGCTATGTCCGATGAGAATCTGGGGCGCCTTGAGCGCAGCGCGCATGAACGCGGCGGCAGCCACCAGATCCTGCACATTCGATGAAAAATTGGTATTCGCAAAATCGCCTTCGCTGGCGCCCAGCCCGGTGAAATCGAAGCGCAGCACCGCGATGCCATGCTCGGTCAGCGCTTGGGCGATGCGGCTGGCCGCAAACACATCCTTGCCACAGGTAAAACAATGGGCAAACAGCGCATAGGCGCGCGCCGGACCGTCGGGCGCATCGAGACGGGCTGCCAGCTTGTGGCCATCGGCCCCGGGGAATTCTCGTTTTTCGCTGTTCATCCCTGCTCCTCGTCAATCATGAATCCAAGCATCTTACCCCTGGAGCGCCGCCGCTGCCGCATGCCTCAACCGAACAAGCCATGCAGGAACCAGCGCGGCGCGGTATCGCCATCGGCGCCGGCGATGCGTTCGCGGTAGACCCAGTAATGGGCGTGATCCTGCCCTTGCGCAATGAAATAATCGCGCGTCTGCGACTGGCTCCACCAGCCCGCCTCGATCCGCTCCGGGGTCGACGCCATGCGCAGGGGCGAGCCATAAAACGGCCGGTGATCGCGCATCAGCAGCGCCACCGGCTTGGCCAGCAGCCAAGCCGGGCGCGGCAGGCTAAGCAAATCCGGCGGCAATTGCGGCGGCATCTGCTGCTGCGCGGTGCGCCGGGTCCGCTGCACCGGCACCCAGCGGTTGGCCAGCTCGGGCCGGTAATCGGCGCGCGGCGCCGCCTGCAACACATTCTCGGGGCCGAGGCGCGCCACCAGCAGTTCGAGCATGCGCCACTGATCCTGCTCGCTGCCGCCGGGCTCGGGAAACAGCGACTCGCTCGGCATGGCCATGGCCTGCACCTCGGGCGCTTCGAGCACCAGGCCGATCACATGCGCTTCCAGGCTCAGGCTGCCCAGGCGTTCGCGCAGCAGGCGCACCAGATGCTCGTCGCGCCAGGTCGGCTCGGCCAGGACGATGTCGAGCACGGTGGGCGGGCGCGCCACCCGGCCGCGCTCGTGTTCGAGCAGCAGCACGATGCGTCCCACCGCCAACTGGTGCGCGCACAGCCAGCCCGTCATTTGCAGCAGCAGGCTGTGGGCGCCGGCCAGCAGGGCGTCGGCCTGCTCGACCCGGTCGAACAATTCCAGCCGGGCCTGGAAGGTGGTGGGTGCGGCGATCCAGTCGAACAGCTCGGCCGTCATGCCGTAGGCGGCGTCGAGCACGCCCAGCAAGGCGCCGCCGCAACGGCGCTGCAAGCCCGGACGCGGCAGGCGCCGCAGCTGGCCCAAGGACAGGCAACCGATGCCATCGAGCCAGGCGGCAAACGGGCGCGCCGGCAGCGGCAAGGCGGCCGGCAGGCGATCGAGGTGGCGTTTAAGCGATGCCATGCCGAGCGCGTGGCCGCTGCCGCCGCGCGCCAGCAGCCAGGCCCCGCGCGCCGTCGGCGCGCAGCTGAGGCGGGCAGTGAAACCGAGCGCGCGCACCTTGGCGCGGATGTCCCGGCACAGCGCGCGCACCCCGCCGAACAGGCGCAGGCTGGCCCCCACATCCATCAGCAAGCTTGCTTCCTCGGCCAGGGTGACCTGGGGCGTGTACTGCAGCAGCGCCATGGCCAGCGCCTGCATGGCCGCCGCCTCGCGCGCCGGTTCGCGCTCGTGCAGGCGCGCTTGGGGCAGCAGCATCAGCACGCCGCCGCGGCGCATGCCCTCGCGCACCCCGCCCGCCTGCGCCAATGGCGAGGCGGCCAGCACGCGCTCGTGTTCCAGCACGACGCTGGCGGCCTCAGCCGACCAGTGCGGGCTGAATACGTCGAGCGGGAGCCGGGGCAGGTAAAGGCCGATCCAGAGTCGCATGGCGTTGCAGTAAAGAAGGAGTCAAGGGCAGGAACAAGGGCGCATCGCGCTGCGGTCCGCGGCGTTTGACGAAACCGATATCGAGCCCGCCGAGGGCCGGACGCAGGCTCAGGCGCAGCGGCGCCGGCGACGCATCCTGGGCCGCCGCGAGCGGACGTAGCAGGAAGAACAGGGCCTCGCCGCACTGGGCCGCCAGATGCAGGCGGCGCAGCGCATCGGGACGGGCATGGCTGGCCCAGAACAGCAGCGCGCCGCAACTACCGCTGCGCAGCACCTGCTCGGCCGCCCACAAGGCATCGGCATTGCGCGCGCTGCGCACCCAGATCAGCTGGGAGGGAGGCAGGCCGAGCGCGGCCAAGGCCAGCGCCTGGGGTGGATGGGGTGGCTGCAGCAGCACGATACGGCGTTCGGCCACCTTGGCCAGGGCCGGGCGCAGCAGGCGCAATTCGCCGATGCCGCTCTGCTGCAGCAGCAGCTCGACCAGGCAGCCGCTGGGCCAGCCGCCGCCGGGCAACTGGGGCGACAGGGTGGGATGGCCGCTGTCGACGCAGCGCGTGCCGGCATGGGCCAGCTGGGAAGCGCGCCACAGGGCGGGATGCAAGGTCTCGGGCGCGGCAAGAAAATCAGGGGAGCTCATGGTCCGATCAACAGAATACTGTATGTTTATACAGTACTCTGCGACTGCCGATTTGGCAAGGCCTATCGTGCGTACCCCGCGTTCCGACAACCGGGGTCTGACCTCTGATTAGAAATTTTCCAGCCAAGCATCATCTGTGCAGCAGCCAAGCCCGCAGGGCGCTGGGCAAGGCGATGACGGTCAAAACCACTACTCCGAGCGTAAACACACCGCTGAGACCGGGCTGGCACGACACTGTTTCCTCTCCAAAAGGATTGCGCCATCCGCAATCTATCGCGATAAACAGGATGGACGCCAAGGAGCCGAGAAAAAACATCCCCAACCAGCCAATCCAGCTATCGATACCCAGCTCGACGGCGCCTTTTCCAATCCAGTAATACAGCGCCATTGGCACCGTCAGGGCACAACAGAATACCGACGTCCCCACTATATGCTCCGGCTCGGGCCGGAACGTAAAAACCAAGCCGACAATCAGCCCGCAGAGCGCCGCCAGTCCGACGCTGGTCGCGAAAACATTTTTCTTGTTTAGATTTGCATACCAGTGGCGCATGGGCGGATTCCGGCAGGGATGAACAGGTGCGCATCATTGCCCAGAAACAAACCAAGGTCAACGCCGGTGCTTGCCAAAGAAATCGACCAGCATCTTGCTGGCATCCGGCCCCGCCGCCGAATTGAACGACAAACGCGCATCGCCCCCGCTCCAGGCATGCTGCAACTGGGCGATCTGGGCCACGCGCAAGATCAGCTTGCGCCCGCGATACACATCGTGCAGCTGGTGCGGCAAGCCGCCGCGTCCACCCGCCTTGAGCGCCACCCGCACCGGCGTCGCCGCCGGCAAATCATTGATCAGCATCGCCTGGCGCCGCAAGTGCACCTGGTTGACCGGCCGCACCACCCGGTCATCGTCGCCCTGGATCAGGATGGTCGGCATGGAGGGAAACCCGGGGCGCCGTTCGAGCACCTCGGCGATGGCGCTGTCGACCCGCGCGCCGTTGCCATGTTGCATGACCCCAAGCGCCCCGACCGTGCTGTGCCCCGCGCCATACAGGGGCCCCGAATGCAGCCCCAGCCCGGCAAACAGCTCAGGATGGTTGAGCGCGACGATATTGGCCATGCCCGCTCCCGCCGACATACCGCAGATAAACACCCGCGAGCGGTCCATTGCGTATGCGGCCAGCACCTGGCCGATCATGCCGACAAGCACCGGTACATCGCCGCCGCCCTGCTGGGTGGCGCGGTCGTACCACTTCCAGCAGCGACGCGGATGGGAACTGAGCGATTGCTGCGGGTACAGCACGGCATAGCCGGCTTTTTGCGCCGTCTGGTTCATGCGCGTGCCCTGGGCAAACTGGGTGGCGCTCTGCTCGCAGCCGTGCAGCATGACGATCAGCGGCCAGCCCGAGGGCGGCGGTGCGCCATCGGGCAGATACAGCCAGTAACTCATCGGGCGCAGCACTTGTCCGCTCTGGCCGGCGTAGCGCGCGGTGAGCCACTTGCCCGGCGCGGGAGCGTCTTTGAGCAATGCCGCTGGCGCGGCCCGCGGTGCTGGTTTGGGTTTCGGCGTGGCCGCAGCCGTGGCGGCGGATCTGGGTTTCGGCGTGGCCGCAGCCGTGACGGTGGATCTGGATTTCGGCGCGGGCTTGGGCGGCGCGAACAAGACCGTGAGCAGGCGCGCGGCCGAGCGCTGCTGCTTTTTCCCCACGCGCATCAGGCTGCGCAGCAAGGGGGCGCTCGACTTTACCATCGCAAACGAACCATCACGCGCTGGTGCAGGCGGGCCCACAGGATGGCCGCGGAGGTACGGGTGGGAATCGGTTTGCCGAGCGGGCCGGCGTGATTGCAGCGTGCGGTGACGAACATGGTGACAGGCTCCTTTCAACCAGCATAGCGTGCGCCCACGGCGCCGCTCCGTGCGTTGCGCCGCTTAGCGGGTCCGATGAACAAAAAAGCAACATCGACGAGCAAGGCGCGCGCGCCGACACCATTGAGGTATATCAAAGAACGACTTGCGCGAAAACCTAGTCTGTCTGCATAAGGACCGCGACCGGCAAGGTCCGCACACCCAAAAACATCAGGAGAACGACATGAATTACACAGAGCGCGACAAATATGGCATGTACAAAGGCAGCGCCGGCCCTGGCCCTGCCCTGATGGGTGCCGACACCCTGATCGGCGACGACGTGGTCAATGACCATGAAGACGATCTGGGCGAGATCAAGGAAATCATGCTCGACATGCGTACCGGGCAAGTCGCCTACGCGGTGCTGGCCTTCGGCGGCATGCTGGGGCTGGGCGAAAAACTGTTTGCGGTGCCGTGGCAAGCGCTGCACCTGGACACCGTCCACAAGCGCTTCGTGCTCAATGTGGAGAAGGAGCGCCTGAAAAACGCGCCAGGCTTCGATCCGGATGCCTGGCCGGACATGAGCGATGTCGGCTGGGCTAACCAGATAAACGGGTTTTACGGCATCGACAACAGCACCGGCGGCGGCATGGGCACGGCCACGCAGTCCGGCATGAGCGGCGCAGGCGCGAGCACGATGAGCGGCAGCTCGGGCACGAGCGGCATGGGCGGCGGTTCGGGAACGGGCGGCATGGGCGGCAGTTCGGGAACGGGCGGCATGGGTGCGGGATGATGAAGCGTGCTTGATGAATAAGCGCTGACGGCGCGCGCGCCAGTGTGGCGTCCCCGCGCGCGCCTGTGTGACACGCGCGGATAGTCGGGCGCGCCAGCCGAAAGTGTCCACGGGCGACGCCCTGCGGCTTCCGCACGCCTGCACCTGCGCGAGCGCCTGCGCCTGGACCTCACGCGTGCGCCTGCGCCTGAATCAGCGCTGCATCGGCGTGGATCAGCGCTGCATCGACTCCCACACCTTCTGAAGGCGCTTGGCCGACACCGGCATTGGCGTGCGCAATTCCTGCGCATACAGCGACACGCGCAGTTCTTCGAGCATCCAGCGGAATTCCACCATCTTGGGATCGGTGTTCTTCCCCGCCAGCCGGTCGCGTGCGGCGCGCATGAAGTGGCTGGCGGACTGGGTCCACTCGGCCATCAGCTTTGTGTCGCGCGCGGGATCGGCCCGCAGCTTTTCCAGCCGCACATTGATCGCCTTGAGATAGCGCGGAAAATGCGCCAGTTGCGCGTAATCGTTATCGATCAGGAAGCGCTTGTGCACGAGCCCCTGCAACTGCGACTGCATGTCGGCCGCGGCCTGCGCCTGCACGCCCTGCAACTTCTTGGGCAAGCCATGGAACTCGGTCAGCACCTGCGACACCAGCCGCGCAATCTCGTTCACCAGCAAGGTCAGGCGCGACTTGCCTTCCTCCTTGCGCTTGTTGAACGAGGCCGCGTCGGTCGGCAGCGGATCCTGCAGACAGGCGATATCGATCGCCTTCTGGATGATCTGGTCGCGCAACTCTTCCTGCGAGCCCATCGCCATGAACTGCATGCCCATCTGCTGCAGACCCGGAATGTTCTTCTCGACAAACTTGATCTGTTCCTTGAACTGCAGCGCGAACAGGCGGCGCAGGCCGATCCGGTGAGTGGCGGTGGCCACGGTCGGGTCGTCGAACACTTCCAGGTCGCAGTGGGTCTGCTTGTCGACCAGCGCCGGAAATCCGATCAGGGTCAGCTTGCCCTGCACGATTTCCAGCAGCTCCGGCAATTCGCCGAAAGTCCACGAGGTCAGGCCGGTATGCTGGCTGACCTTGGGCGCATTCGCCTGCGAGGCCGACGACGCTGCCGCCGGCGCGGCAGCCGAGGTCGTGGCCGTCGCCTGCACCTTGCCCGGTGCCGCCGGAATCGACACTTCCGCCAGTTTCTGGAAGCTCTGGCGCGCCTGCCCGCCGAATTCGGCCTGCAAGGTCGCCAGATTGCGTCCCATGTCGAGCTGGCGCCCGTGCTCGTCGATCACCTTGAAATTCATGAAGTGATGCGCCGGCAAGGTTTCGGGCTTGAAGTCAGTCGTCATCACCATCAGGCTCGTTTGCGAGCGGATATCGGCGATGATCGCGTCGATCAAGTCACCGCGCCCGAACTTGCCCGCCTCGTGCACTCTTTCACAAAAGCGCGCCGCGTAATCGGGCAGCGGCACGCAATGGCGGCGCAGCTTCTGCGGCAGCGATTTCAACAGCAGATGCACCTTCTCCTTGAGCATGCCCGGCACCAGCCAGTCGGCGCGTTCACGCGGCAACTGGTTCAGCGCGAACAACGGCACCGCCAGGGTGACGCCGTCGCGCAGGCTGCCCGGCTCGAAGTGGTAGGTGAGCTGCATCTCGATGCCGGTCACCGACATCATTTTCGGGAACAATTCGGTGGTCACCCCGGCCGCCTCGTGCCGCATCAATTCGTCGC
Protein-coding regions in this window:
- a CDS encoding alpha/beta hydrolase family protein, which gives rise to MNSEKREFPGADGHKLAARLDAPDGPARAYALFAHCFTCGKDVFAASRIAQALTEHGIAVLRFDFTGLGASEGDFANTNFSSNVQDLVAAAAFMRAALKAPQILIGHSLGGAAVLAAAASIDEVRAVVTVGAPSDPSHVSGLFGEQLGEIEAAGEAQVQLAGRPFTIKRQFLRDAAEQNLSASTSQLRRPLMVMHSPQDGTVGIDNALQIFQAAKHPKSFVSLDDADHLLTRRDDAVWVAGMIAAWSARYVGG
- a CDS encoding Y-family DNA polymerase, which encodes MRLWIGLYLPRLPLDVFSPHWSAEAASVVLEHERVLAASPLAQAGGVREGMRRGGVLMLLPQARLHEREPAREAAAMQALAMALLQYTPQVTLAEEASLLMDVGASLRLFGGVRALCRDIRAKVRALGFTARLSCAPTARGAWLLARGGSGHALGMASLKRHLDRLPAALPLPARPFAAWLDGIGCLSLGQLRRLPRPGLQRRCGGALLGVLDAAYGMTAELFDWIAAPTTFQARLELFDRVEQADALLAGAHSLLLQMTGWLCAHQLAVGRIVLLLEHERGRVARPPTVLDIVLAEPTWRDEHLVRLLRERLGSLSLEAHVIGLVLEAPEVQAMAMPSESLFPEPGGSEQDQWRMLELLVARLGPENVLQAAPRADYRPELANRWVPVQRTRRTAQQQMPPQLPPDLLSLPRPAWLLAKPVALLMRDHRPFYGSPLRMASTPERIEAGWWSQSQTRDYFIAQGQDHAHYWVYRERIAGADGDTAPRWFLHGLFG
- the imuA gene encoding translesion DNA synthesis-associated protein ImuA, which produces MSSPDFLAAPETLHPALWRASQLAHAGTRCVDSGHPTLSPQLPGGGWPSGCLVELLLQQSGIGELRLLRPALAKVAERRIVLLQPPHPPQALALAALGLPPSQLIWVRSARNADALWAAEQVLRSGSCGALLFWASHARPDALRRLHLAAQCGEALFFLLRPLAAAQDASPAPLRLSLRPALGGLDIGFVKRRGPQRDAPLFLPLTPSLLQRHATLDRPLPAPAPARRIQPALVG
- a CDS encoding extracellular catalytic domain type 1 short-chain-length polyhydroxyalkanoate depolymerase — translated: MVKSSAPLLRSLMRVGKKQQRSAARLLTVLFAPPKPAPKSRSTVTAAATPKPRSAATAAATPKPKPAPRAAPAALLKDAPAPGKWLTARYAGQSGQVLRPMSYWLYLPDGAPPPSGWPLIVMLHGCEQSATQFAQGTRMNQTAQKAGYAVLYPQQSLSSHPRRCWKWYDRATQQGGGDVPVLVGMIGQVLAAYAMDRSRVFICGMSAGAGMANIVALNHPELFAGLGLHSGPLYGAGHSTVGALGVMQHGNGARVDSAIAEVLERRPGFPSMPTILIQGDDDRVVRPVNQVHLRRQAMLINDLPAATPVRVALKAGGRGGLPHQLHDVYRGRKLILRVAQIAQLQHAWSGGDARLSFNSAAGPDASKMLVDFFGKHRR
- a CDS encoding PRC-barrel domain-containing protein; translation: MNYTERDKYGMYKGSAGPGPALMGADTLIGDDVVNDHEDDLGEIKEIMLDMRTGQVAYAVLAFGGMLGLGEKLFAVPWQALHLDTVHKRFVLNVEKERLKNAPGFDPDAWPDMSDVGWANQINGFYGIDNSTGGGMGTATQSGMSGAGASTMSGSSGTSGMGGGSGTGGMGGSSGTGGMGAG